The genome window AGTGAGAGCATGCGGTCTTGAAATTCGGCGGAAGCAGTCATGGAATATCCTTGGGATCAGATGGGTTTTCTGTCCTGTACCCTCGCGCGGGCCTCGGGGCAAGTTTTGGGTTAGGCGCAGGTAGCACTTGGCCAGGAAGCAAGCCGCAGGCGCGGGGCCGCCACGCCGAAGGCGTGCCGTATTATAGGGGCGCAGCTCTGGTGCGACCGGGTAGGCGATTTGGCGATGCTAGGTGCACCCTCGCGAAACGCAGATCACGGACGCACTTTAAAGTGGCATGAAGCACCGTCTCATCGCCGACCCGCGGGCAGGCGATGGCCCTCGTCCGCCCTCAGACCTCTTCGATCCGCAACGCAACCGGCTCACCCGCCAGCACGCCCGTCTTATCCATATTCGCCAGCGCCTCAACCAGCGCGTTGCGGCTGGTCTTATGCGTCACGATCAAAACCGGGGCAGAGGTGTCGGAATGTTCATACTGGCGCATCCGGTAGATGCTCACGCCCGCTTCGCCCAGCACCGTGGCGATTTTCGCCAGCGCGCCCGGTTTATCGACCAACGCCATGCGCAGATAATAGGGGGCAGGGGTTTGGCTGCTGGAGGGGGTGGTTTGCTCTAACGTCTCGGCAGGCTGGCCAAAGACCGGCCCGCGCAGCCCGCGTGCGATGTCGCAGACATCGGCCATCACCGCGCTCGCCGTCGGACCTTCGCCCGCCCCGGCACCGCGCAGCACGATCTGGCCCACGGCATCGCCTTCGATCACCACCATGTTGGTGCCGCCGTCCAGCTGTCCCAAGGGCGAGGTCTGCGGCACGAGGCAGGGCATCATCCGCTGCTCCAGCCCGCGGCCAGTCTTTTGGGTCACGCCCAACAGTTTAATCTTATAGCCCATGTCGGCAGCGGCGCGGATGTCTTCGATGGCGACCCGCTCGATCCCCTCAAGCTGGATGCCGTCGAAGTCGATCTTGGTGCCGAATGCGATGGAGGACAGGATCGCCAGCTTATGCGCCGCGTCGATGCCGCCCACATCAAGCTGTGGATCGGCCTCGAGATAGCCCAGCCCATCGGCCTCGGCGAAAATCTCTTGATAGGTTTTGCCGGAGTCTTCCATCCGCGTGAGGATGTAATTGCACGAGCCGTTCATCACCCCCATGATCCGGGTGATCTCATTGCCAGCAAGCCCTTCCATCAGCGTCTTGATGACCGGGATACCGCCCGCCACAGCCGCCTCATAGCGCAGGGCCACGCCTGCGCCTTCGGCCTGTTCGGCCAGCGCTTGGCCGTGCATTGCCAGCATCGCCTTGTTCGCAGTGACCACATGTTTGCCCGCCGCCAGTGCGGATTCGGTCGCGGCCTTGGCAGGGCCGTCCGCGCCGCCCATCAGTTCGACGAAAACATCCACGTCATCGCGGGTCGCCAGTTTGACGGGGTCATCTTCCCAATCATAGGAAGAGAGCGACAGCCCGCGATCCTTGTTGCGGGTGCGGGCAGAGACCGCAGAAACCGTCATCGCGCAGCCGGTGCGGGCCTCTAACAGGGCGGCCTGCTGGCGCAGAATGCGCAGCACACCCACGCCCACAGTTCCCAATCCGGCGATCCCGAGGCGAAGCGGCTTAGACATGGCGGTGGTCCTTCTGGTCTGATCCGAGAGGCGCGGCAAGCTTGGCCGAGCTTTGCCGCGATGTAGCGGGTTCAGCGCGCGCGTGCAACGCGCATACGCTTTTGTAGGCTGGGGATTTATTCGACGTCTTCACCGGATTCGGCGGCCTGACGCGTGCGCTTTAACTCAGACGCCCGTGCGCGCAGCCGTGCCACCCGCGCGGCGGTCGCGGCATCGGCGCTGTTGCTGCCGATCCGCCCGGCGCGGGCGTCCAGTTGGGCGGCACGTCCGCTCAGCTCTGCCTCGGTTCGAGCAGGATCGATCCGGCCAGCGCTGGCCTGCGCCAAAAGCGGGTCGATCGGTACGATATCGGGAAAGGGCGCGGCATCAAGTTCCGGGGTGATCGTGCGATCAAGCGCGGGAAATTGCGTGCAGCCAGCCATCAACGTGGCGCCCAGAAACAGGGCAGAAAGTGAGCGGGAAAGGGGGGCGCGCATGAGGGTCATGCCTCGTTCTGCCCCAGCCGTGATCTTCGCGCAAGCGGGGTTTGCTTTTGAACGCTTGTTCATTAAATTGCCGCCATGGCAAGAACCACAGGCTCTCATTCAGGTATCACCGGCCCGCGCGTGCGCGCGGCTGCGCTGCGGCTTTTTGCGCGGGGGGGCTATGCCGCCGTGTCGATGCGCGCCATCGCCGCCGAGGTCGGCGTGCAGGCCGGGGCGCTTTATAACTACACGCCCGACAAGCAGAGCCTGCTGTTCGACTTGATGCAGGCGCATATGACCGACCTGCTGGCCGAAACGCCCAACAATGCAGACCGCTCTGCACTGCAGCAGCTGCAGGACTTCGTGGCCTTCCACATCCGCTTTCACGCGGATCGACCTGATGAAGTTTTCATCGCCTATATGGAGTTGCGCAATCTGACGGAGGAGAATTTCGCCGTGATCGAGCGTTTGCGCCGCGACTATGAAGACCGGTTGGAAGCGATCCTGCGCGCCGGGGTTGCCAGCGGGGATTTCGCCGTCGCCGATACCAAGATCGTGACGCTGGCGATCATCGCGATGCTGACGGGCGTGAACACATGGTATCGCGCGGGCGGGCGGCTGTCGCTGGATGAGGTCGTCGCGCAATATTGGGATATGGTGCGCAAAGCCGTGACCGCCTAAGCGGCCACGGCCCTTCGGTTCAATGCGCGGGGCGGATGAAGGTCCCGTTGTTGAGATCGCGCATCGCCTGCTGCAATTCGGCGCGGGTGTTCATCACGATCGGCCCATGCCACGCCACCGGCTCTTCGATTGGAGCGCCTGAGATCAGCAGGAAACGCACACCCTCCGGTCCGGCCTGAACCGTGACCTCATCCCCGGTGCCGAAACGGATCAGCGTCCGGTCGCCCGACATGTCGCGTATGTTGACCTCTTCGCCGCCGACCTCTTTCTCAAGCAACACGCCCGAGGGGGCAGAGGCATCGGCGAACGCACCCGCGCCTTGGAAGACATAGGCAAAGGCCCGGCGGTAGGTGTCGATCTTGAAGGTCTTCTTGACCCCTGCGGGCACGAAAACATCCAGATACTGCGGGTCAGCTGCGATGCCGTCGACGGGGCCACGTTTGCCCCAGAACTCGCCGGTGATGACTTTCACCCGCGTGCCGTCGTCGTCGGTCACCACCGGGATATCGCTGGATTTCATATCCTGATAACGCGGCGCGGTCATCTTCTGGGCTGAGGGCAGATTGCCCCAAAGCTGGAAGCCATGCATCTGCCCGGCGGCATTCCCGCGTGGCATCTCTTGGTGCAAGATGCCCGAACCGGCGGTCATCCATTGCACGTCGCCCGCGTTCAGATCGCCGGTGTTACCCAGCGAATCCGCGTGTTCCACGGTGCCTTCGAGCACATAGGTGATCGTTTCGATCCCACGGTGAGGGTGCCAAGGGAAGCCCTTTTCAAAATCTTCGGAGCGGTCGTTGCGGAAGTCGTCGAACAGCAGGAAGGGGTCAAGCTCCGACGGGTCGTGGAAGCCGAAGGCGCGGTGCAATTTGACGCCTGCGCCCTCCATTGTGGGCGTGGCGCGGCGGGTTTCCAATGTGGGTCTGAGGGACATGATGCTCTCCTTTGCAGTTGCTTAGAAGATAGGGGGCGGCGGTGCCCTCAACAATTGGCCCCGGCGAACGGGGCCTGTGCAAATTTGCGCAGCTTCAGCAATTCGGCACATTCACCGCCAATCCGCCGAGGGAGGTTTCCTTGTATTTCTCGCTCATGTCCGCACCGGTTTGGCGCATGGTCTCAATACAGGCGTCCAGCGGCACCAGATGCGTGCCGTCGCCGCGCAGCGCCAATGAGGCCGCCGACACCGCCTTGATCGCGCCCAGCCCGTTGCGCTCGATACAAGGCACCTGCACCAGCCCTTTGACCGGGTCGCAGGTCATGCCGAGGTGATGCTCCAGTGCGATTTCGGCGGCGTTTTCAATCTGCTGCGGCGTGCCGCCCATCACGGCGCAAAGCCCGGCGGCGGACATGGCAGCGGCACTGCCGACTTCGGCCTGACAGCCGGCTTCCGCCCCCGAAATCGAGGCGTTGTATTTCACCAGCCCGCCAATCGCCGCGGCGGTGAGCAGGAAGTCTTCGATATGCGCCTCAGATGCGCCGGGCACATGGTCGAGGTAATAGCGTAAGGTCGCGGGCATCACGCCTGCCGCGCCGTTCGTGGGCGCGGTAACGACTTGGCCGCCAGCCGCGTTTTCTTCGTTCACCGCCATGGCATAGACGCTCATCCAGTCGTTGATCGTATGCGGGGCGGATTGGTTCTGCCCACGCTCGGCAATCAGCGCGTCATGGATGCCCTTGGCGCGGCGTTTCACCTGAAGGCCGCCGGGCAGGATGCCATCGGCCGTCAGCCCCCGGTCGATACAATCGCGCATCACCTGCCAAAGCCGTTTGCTGCCCGCGCGCAGGTTGTCGGCTCCGCCACGCGCCTCTTCGTTGGCGCGTTTCATACCTGCGATAGTCTTGCCGGATTTCGTCGACATCTCAAGCATTTCGGCGGCAGACTTGAACGGGAAGGGCACCGGCGCACCCTCATCCGTGTCCTTGCCTGCGGCGAGTTCTTTCTCGGTCATCACGAAACCGCCGCCGATGGAATAATAGGTTTCGCGCAAGGCAACGTCGCCTTGGGCATCGGTGGCCATCAGCATCATGCCATTGGCGTGGCCTGCAAGCTTGGTGTCGTAGTCGAAGATCATGTCGCGCTCGGGGTCGAAGCGCAGTTCGGGCAGGCCGTCGACGCTGATGCGCTTGGTCTGTTTGATCTCTTCCAGCACCTTCTCGGCGGCTTCGGCGTCATAGTCCTCGGGCGTGAACCCGGCGAGGCCGAGGATCGTGGCGCGGTCGGTGGCATGGCCCACCCCGGTAAAGGCGAGGCTGCCGTGCAACGACGCGCGCAGCCCGGCGAATTGGAAGGGCGATGCGCGCATCTGGTCAAGGAAACGCCCCGCCGCCACCATTGGCCCCATTGTGTGCGAAGACGAGGGGCCAATGCCCACTTTGAACATGTCGAAAACGGAAAGAAACATCTGGGGGCGGGCCCTTTTATGGTGGCGGGTGTCGGGGCTTGGTGAGACGGGTATCGCCCAGAGCTTTGGCGCATTGCAAGCGGTGTGGGGCGATCCAACCATTTCCCGCCCCGACTTTGCACGCCGAAAGCGACAGGGTAACCGCTTGCAGCGTCCCGTTGCAGGGGCTTGCCCCCCAAAAACCGCAGACTTGCCCCTCGCACCCTATGCCAATTCGCCCTATAACGCGGCAAACGCCTCTAGGGAGCTGCCCCATGTCCGGAGAACTATCACCCATCGACAAGGCCAAATTCGTGGCTGCGAAACGGGCGTGTGATTTTGTGGAAGATGGGATGCGTGTCGGGCTTGGCACAGGATCGACCGCCGCGTGGCTGGTGCGCTGTTTGGGAGAGATGGTGCGCGACGATGGGCTGCGTATCAAAGGCGTGCCGACCTCCTCGCGCACGGCGCAACTGGCGCGGGAGGTGGGGATCGAGGTGATCTCGCTCGACGAGGCGAAATGGCTCGACCTGACGATTGACGGGGCGGATGAATTCGACGGCGACCTGAACCTCATTAAGGGTGGTGGTGGTGCGTTGTTGCAAGAAAAGATCGTCGCCACGGCAAGCGACCAGATGGTGGTGATCGCCGATGTCGGCAAAGAGGTGCAGCATCTCGGTGGCTTCCCCTTGCCCATCGAAGTGATTCCCTTTGGCTGGCAAACCACGCAGGCTCTGGTTGAAGAGACGCTGATCTCGATGGATGTGCTTGGCCGCAACTCGACCCTTCGGATGAACGGCGAGGTGCCTTTCATCACCGACGAGGGGAACTATATTCTGGATCTGCGGCTGGGGCGCATCGGCAACGCGCGGCAATTGGCGCTGGTGCTGAACCAGATGCCCGGCGTGGTGGAAAACGGCCTGTTCATCGATATCTGTGACGCGGTTGTGATCGGCTACGGGGATGGCAGGGTCGAGGTGCGCGACATAAATGAAGGCACTGTGGCGACCGACCGCTTGGAATTTGTCGAGACCGACAACCTGTTTTCCGACCTCAGCGATTAACGCCCACAAAGCGAGACACGCGCGATCCCGCGCAGCACCAAAATATGCGCGATCCCGCGCAATACTAAAAACGACTAAGAGAGGCGCCAAATGGCCAAGAATGAATTCGACTACGACCTGTTTGTCATCGGTGGTGGCTCGGGCGGTGTGCGCGCGGCGCGTGTCGCGGCGGGCGAACATGACGCCAAGGTCGGACTGGCCGAAGAGGACCGCTATGGCGGCACCTGTGTGATCCGGGGCTGTGTGCCTAAAAAGCTGATGGTCTTTGCCTCGGGCTATGCCGATGTGGTGGATGAGGCGAAATGCTTTGGCTGGGATCTCAAGGCCGGGCCCTTCGATTGGCATGACTTCAAAAGCCGCCTGAACACAGAGTTGGACCGCCTTGAAGGCGTCTATCGCAAGCTCTTGAAGAACTCTGGCGTCGAGACCTTCGACGCCCGCGCGCGGATCAAAGATGCCCATACCGTGGCGCTTTCCGACGGGACCGAGAAGACCGCCAAACATATCCTCATCGCTAGCGGCGGTCGCCCCGTGCGCCCCGAGATCGAGAATGCGGAACTGGGTCTGGTCTCCGACGATCTGTTCCACCTTGAGAAACTGCCCAAGTCGATTCTGATCATCGGCGGCGGTTATATCGCTTGTGAATTTGCCTGTATCCTTAACGGTTTGGGCGTCGAGGTGACGCAGTTCTACCGCGGTGCGCAGATCCTGCGCGGTTTTGACGACGAAGCGCGCGGCATGGTGGCCGAGATGATGCAGGAAAAGGGTATCGATCTGCATGTCGGCACCAATATTCTGGAAATGACACCCAGCCACGAAGACGGCAGCGGCCCGATGAAGGTCAAGCCGACCAACGGTACTGAACGCATGTTCGATCAGGTGCTTTTCGCCACCGGACGCCGCCCCAACAGCGACGACATGGGGCTGGACGAACTGGGCGTGAAACTGGGCCGCGGCGGTGAGGTCGAAGTGGACGAATACAGCCAGACGGCTGTGCCCTCGGTCTATGCAATCGGTGATGTGACAAACCGGATCAACCTGACGCCTGTGGCGATCCGCGAAGGGATGGCCTTTGTCGAAACGGTCTTTGGCGGTAAGCCGACGCCGGTCGATCATGATCTGGTGCCTTCGGCGATCTTCACCCAGCCTGAAATGGGCACCGTGGGGCTGAGCGAAGAAGCCGCGCGCGATGCAGGGCCGATCGAGGTCTATGCGACATCGTTCAAACCGATGCAGGGGGCCTTTGCGGGCAAGGCCGACCGGGTGCTGATGAAACTGATCGTTTGCGCTGATACACGGGTTGTGTTGGGTTGTCATATCGTCGCACCCAATGCGGGTGAACTGATCCAAATGGTCGGCATCGCGGTCAAGATGGGCGCCACGAAAGAGCAGTTCGACGCCACATGCGCGGTGCACCCGACCATGTCGGAAGAACTGGTTACCATGCGTAATCCAACCCGCACGGCTTGAATATCACGCGAAAGCGTACAATTTTTAGAACGATAGGCCGCATGGGCGGCCGAGAGGGGAACATATCAATGGCAGGAAATTCGCAAGGCCCCTGGGGGGGCGGCGGAGGCGGCAACCGGGGCAACGGCGGAGACCGGGGCACCAATGGTGACCGCGGCAACGGGGGACGCAACGACGGGCCGCAGGGTCCACGCGGGCAGGGCGGCGACCGCCCGCAAATGCCCGAGATCGACGATCTGGTGCGTAAGGGCCAAGAGCAGCTGCGCGTCTTGATGGGCGGCCGTGGTGGCGACCGGGGCAATGGCACCGGCGGCGGTGGCCGCGGCTCTGGCGGGCCGGGCGTGACCCGCAGCACCGTCGGGCTGGCTTTGCTGGCCGGTGTGGCGCTTTGGGGCTTTGCCAGCTTTTACACCGTGCGCCCTGAACAGCAGTCGATCGAACTGTTCTTGGGCGAATTTTCCGGCATTGGCACCGAGGGTCTGAACTTTGCCCCTTGGCCGCTGGTCACGGCCGAAGTCTTTGATGTGACCACCAACCGTACCGAAGAGCTCGGTGTGCGGCGCGGTGGCGGCGGCAACGAAGGGTTGATGCTGACCACGGATGAAAACATTGTCGACATCGATTTTCAGGTGGTCTGGAACATCAAGAACGCCCGCGATTTTAAATTCTCGCTGCGCGACCCCGAAGCGTCGGTGCGCGCGATTTCCGAATCCGCGATGCGCGAAGTCATCGCCCAATCCGAACTGGCTCCGATCCTGAACCGGGATCGTGGTGCGGTGGCCGACCGGGTCAAAGAGTTGATCCAAACCACACTTGATAACCGCAACACCGGCATCAACGTGCTGCGTGTCAACGTGAACAAGGTCGATCCGCCCAGCCAGACTGTGCAGGTCACAGACGCCAACGGCAACACAACCACGCAGTCAGTCGTCGACGCTTTCCGCGACGTGCAGGCCGCCGAGCAGGAGCGCGACCGGGTAGAACGTCAGGCAGATGCCTATGCCAACCGTCGTACCGCCGAAGCACGTGGTGAATCGGCGCAGCTTTTGGAAGCCTCCGAAGGCTACCGTGCCCGTGTGGTGAACGATGCCGTGGGTGAAGCCAGCCGCTTTGAGGCTGTGTTGGAAGAATACCGCAACGCGCCCGAAGTAACGCGCAAGCGGCTGTATCTTGAGACGATGGAAAAGGTTCTGGGCGACGTGGATAAAATCATCCTCGAAAACGGCAGCGGCCAAGATGGCCAAGGCGTTGTTCCCTATCTGCCACTGAACGAGCTGCGGCGCAGCGGAGGGTCGAACTGATGCGTAAAACGAGCCTACTTGTTCCCATCGTCGTCATCGCCATCGTTGGTGTGCTGGCTTCGGTTTTTGTGGTCGACGAGCGTGAAAAGGCGCTGGTTCTGCGCTTTGGTCAAATCAAACAGGTCCGCAATGAGCCGGGCATCGGTTTTAAAGTGCCGCTTTTGGATGAGGTCGTGCGTTACGAAGACCGCATCCTGTCGCTGGAAACCCCAGTGATCGAAGTCACCCCCGCCGATGACCGCCGTTTGGAAATCGACGCATTCGTGCTCTACCGGATCGACGATATGGTTCAGTACCGCCAAGCTTTGGGTGCGGGCGGTGAACGTCAGGCCGAAAGCGAAATGGGCGGCATCATGGAAAGCCAAATCCGTGCTGTCCTCGGTTCGCAAGGTGTAACCTCCAACACGATCCTGTCGCCTGAGCGTTCTGATTTGATGGAGCAAATTCGTGTGCGCGCCGATGCCCGCGCTCAGGCGCTTGGCCTCAAGGTCGTGGATGTGCGACTGCGTCAAACCAACCTGCCTGAGCAGAACTTTGACGCGACCCTGCAGCGGATGATCGCCGAGCGTGAGCGCGAAGCCACCGATGAACGCGCCCGTGGCCGCGAAGCCGCGCAGCGTGTGACCGCCCTTGCAGATCGGACCTACGAAGAGATCCTCTCGGAAGCGCGCCGTGATGCGCGTATTATCGAAGGTGAGGCCGATGCCCAGCGGAACAACATCTTTGCACAGGCCTATGGCAAGGATCAGGAATTCTTTGAATTCTACCGATCGTTGACCGCCTATGAGCAGGCGTTGCAGGGCGATAACTCGACTATGGTGATGTCACCGGACAGCGAGTTCTTCAATTACCTGCGTTCGGATCAGGGCAGCCGCTCTGCCGAGGGCGAGCGCGAATGAGCCTTGTTTTACTGGCTTTAGGGTCGGTTCTGATTTTCGAGGGGCTGGTGTACGCACTGGCCCCTTCGTTTTTGGAGCAGATGCTGGAGATGTTGCGCCGCATCCCCGGGGCGGCCTTGCGTCAGCTTGGCGCGTTGGCTGTGGTGGCCGGGCTGATACTGATCTGGCTGGCGTTTCAATTAGGCATCTAGGGCCGCGCTCGTGGGTGCGGCGGGGATGGGGACGCCATTGCAAAACTTTCAGCCTATTTTCTGCAAAAGCGATGCAGGCAGTTGCAAATCCCAACGCTCTTCACAGTTGAAAACCCCGTGATCGGCCCCATCTTTGATGTTGCAGCGCATCCGTTCGGAATGCACTCTGCCCACGTTGGCGACAACAGGAACAATCAGGAGACGATGAATGCAGGCCAAGGCGGTTTCCCTGTCCAAAACAGCACAAGACACCCAATGGATGCGAGCGATGGCAATGGGGGTGATGGCGCTGACCCTCTTGATCCTGCAAGCCAGCATGGCGCTGGCCAAACCTGAAAGCCTCGCCCCACTGGCCGAGAAAATCAGCCCCTCGGTGGTGAATATCACCACGTCGACCACGGTTGAGGGCCGCACCGGGCCGCAGGGCATCGTTCCCGAAGGCTCGCCTTTCGAAGACTTCTTTCGTGAGTTTCAGGACCGCAACAACGACGGCGAGGGCAACCGCCCGCGTCGGTCTTCGGCGCTCGGCTCTGGCTTTGTGATCTCTGAAGACGGCTATGTGGTGACCAACAACCACGTTATCGAAAGCGCTGATGAGATCACGATCGAATTCTTCTCGGGCGAGGAACTCGTCGCCGAGGTGATCGGCACCGACCCCAAGACCGACATTGCCTTGCTGAAGGTCGAAGCCAAACAGCCGCTGCCCTTTGTCTCTTTCGGGGATAGCAACGCTGCGCGTGTTGGTGATTGGGTCATCGCCATGGGCAACCCGCTGGGGCAGGGCTTCTCGGTCTCTGCGGGCATCGTCTCTGCCCGCAACCGGGCGCTGTCGGGCACCTATGATGATTACATCCAGACCGACGCCGCGATCAACCGGGGTAACTCCGGCGGGCCGTTGTTTAACATGGATGGCGAAGTGATTGGTGTGAACACCGCAATCCTGTCGCCCAATGGCGGTTCCATCGGGATCGGCTTTTCGATGGCCTCCAACGTGGTGACACGGGTGATCGATCAGTTGAAAGAGTTCGGCGAGACCCGCCGCGGTTGGCTGGGTGTACGCATTCAAGATGTGACCGATGATGTTGCCGATGCCATGGGCCTCAAGAAAGCCGTGGGCGCACTGATCACCGATGTTCCAGAAGGGCCGGCGCGGGAGGCAGGGCTTAAAACCGGTGACGTTATCAAATCCTTCGACGGTGTCGAAGTTGTCGATACCCGCGGCTTGGTCCGTCAGGTGGGCAACAGCCCAGTCGGCGCGACCGTGCGTGTGACCGTGCTACGCGATGGCAAGACCCAGACCATAAAAGTGGTGCTGGGCCGTCGCGAAGATGCGGATGGCGCGGTTCCTGCGGTTATGGACGAAGATGCCGAGGATGGCTCCGAGGCCGAGCCGCAGTCTACGATGTTGATGGGGCTGACCCTGACACCACTCACGGATGCGCTGCGGGCCGAGCTTGGCGCGGATGATGGCATGACCGGCCTTGCGGTGACGGATGTTGATCAGACTTCCGAAGCCTTTGAAAAAGGCCTTCGCATGGGCGACATCATCACCGAAGCGGGACAGGAAAAGGTGACAAACATCACCGATCTGGAAGCGCGTATTGAGGCGGCAAAAGATGCGGGGCGCAAGTCTTTGCTCTTGCTCGTGCGCCGTGGTGGTGATCCGCGATTTGTCGCGCTGTCGTTGGCTGAGTGATCTGCTAAGGTAGAGATTAATAAGGGCGCCTTCGGGCGCCCTTTTGCGTTTCGGGATCAGCCGCCTTGCCGGGGCACCGCCACCAACCCAAGCGCGCGGGCGGTGGTAAGCGAAAGCACTTCACTGTTCGGCCCTTGT of Sulfitobacter sp. DSM 110093 contains these proteins:
- the hflK gene encoding FtsH protease activity modulator HflK, which produces MAGNSQGPWGGGGGGNRGNGGDRGTNGDRGNGGRNDGPQGPRGQGGDRPQMPEIDDLVRKGQEQLRVLMGGRGGDRGNGTGGGGRGSGGPGVTRSTVGLALLAGVALWGFASFYTVRPEQQSIELFLGEFSGIGTEGLNFAPWPLVTAEVFDVTTNRTEELGVRRGGGGNEGLMLTTDENIVDIDFQVVWNIKNARDFKFSLRDPEASVRAISESAMREVIAQSELAPILNRDRGAVADRVKELIQTTLDNRNTGINVLRVNVNKVDPPSQTVQVTDANGNTTTQSVVDAFRDVQAAEQERDRVERQADAYANRRTAEARGESAQLLEASEGYRARVVNDAVGEASRFEAVLEEYRNAPEVTRKRLYLETMEKVLGDVDKIILENGSGQDGQGVVPYLPLNELRRSGGSN
- the rpiA gene encoding ribose-5-phosphate isomerase RpiA; this encodes MSGELSPIDKAKFVAAKRACDFVEDGMRVGLGTGSTAAWLVRCLGEMVRDDGLRIKGVPTSSRTAQLAREVGIEVISLDEAKWLDLTIDGADEFDGDLNLIKGGGGALLQEKIVATASDQMVVIADVGKEVQHLGGFPLPIEVIPFGWQTTQALVEETLISMDVLGRNSTLRMNGEVPFITDEGNYILDLRLGRIGNARQLALVLNQMPGVVENGLFIDICDAVVIGYGDGRVEVRDINEGTVATDRLEFVETDNLFSDLSD
- a CDS encoding DUF2065 domain-containing protein, with protein sequence MSLVLLALGSVLIFEGLVYALAPSFLEQMLEMLRRIPGAALRQLGALAVVAGLILIWLAFQLGI
- a CDS encoding protease modulator HflC, encoding MRKTSLLVPIVVIAIVGVLASVFVVDEREKALVLRFGQIKQVRNEPGIGFKVPLLDEVVRYEDRILSLETPVIEVTPADDRRLEIDAFVLYRIDDMVQYRQALGAGGERQAESEMGGIMESQIRAVLGSQGVTSNTILSPERSDLMEQIRVRADARAQALGLKVVDVRLRQTNLPEQNFDATLQRMIAEREREATDERARGREAAQRVTALADRTYEEILSEARRDARIIEGEADAQRNNIFAQAYGKDQEFFEFYRSLTAYEQALQGDNSTMVMSPDSEFFNYLRSDQGSRSAEGERE
- a CDS encoding pirin family protein yields the protein MSLRPTLETRRATPTMEGAGVKLHRAFGFHDPSELDPFLLFDDFRNDRSEDFEKGFPWHPHRGIETITYVLEGTVEHADSLGNTGDLNAGDVQWMTAGSGILHQEMPRGNAAGQMHGFQLWGNLPSAQKMTAPRYQDMKSSDIPVVTDDDGTRVKVITGEFWGKRGPVDGIAADPQYLDVFVPAGVKKTFKIDTYRRAFAYVFQGAGAFADASAPSGVLLEKEVGGEEVNIRDMSGDRTLIRFGTGDEVTVQAGPEGVRFLLISGAPIEEPVAWHGPIVMNTRAELQQAMRDLNNGTFIRPAH
- a CDS encoding TetR/AcrR family transcriptional regulator, with translation MARTTGSHSGITGPRVRAAALRLFARGGYAAVSMRAIAAEVGVQAGALYNYTPDKQSLLFDLMQAHMTDLLAETPNNADRSALQQLQDFVAFHIRFHADRPDEVFIAYMELRNLTEENFAVIERLRRDYEDRLEAILRAGVASGDFAVADTKIVTLAIIAMLTGVNTWYRAGGRLSLDEVVAQYWDMVRKAVTA
- the gorA gene encoding glutathione-disulfide reductase, yielding MAKNEFDYDLFVIGGGSGGVRAARVAAGEHDAKVGLAEEDRYGGTCVIRGCVPKKLMVFASGYADVVDEAKCFGWDLKAGPFDWHDFKSRLNTELDRLEGVYRKLLKNSGVETFDARARIKDAHTVALSDGTEKTAKHILIASGGRPVRPEIENAELGLVSDDLFHLEKLPKSILIIGGGYIACEFACILNGLGVEVTQFYRGAQILRGFDDEARGMVAEMMQEKGIDLHVGTNILEMTPSHEDGSGPMKVKPTNGTERMFDQVLFATGRRPNSDDMGLDELGVKLGRGGEVEVDEYSQTAVPSVYAIGDVTNRINLTPVAIREGMAFVETVFGGKPTPVDHDLVPSAIFTQPEMGTVGLSEEAARDAGPIEVYATSFKPMQGAFAGKADRVLMKLIVCADTRVVLGCHIVAPNAGELIQMVGIAVKMGATKEQFDATCAVHPTMSEELVTMRNPTRTA
- a CDS encoding DegQ family serine endoprotease, whose amino-acid sequence is MQAKAVSLSKTAQDTQWMRAMAMGVMALTLLILQASMALAKPESLAPLAEKISPSVVNITTSTTVEGRTGPQGIVPEGSPFEDFFREFQDRNNDGEGNRPRRSSALGSGFVISEDGYVVTNNHVIESADEITIEFFSGEELVAEVIGTDPKTDIALLKVEAKQPLPFVSFGDSNAARVGDWVIAMGNPLGQGFSVSAGIVSARNRALSGTYDDYIQTDAAINRGNSGGPLFNMDGEVIGVNTAILSPNGGSIGIGFSMASNVVTRVIDQLKEFGETRRGWLGVRIQDVTDDVADAMGLKKAVGALITDVPEGPAREAGLKTGDVIKSFDGVEVVDTRGLVRQVGNSPVGATVRVTVLRDGKTQTIKVVLGRREDADGAVPAVMDEDAEDGSEAEPQSTMLMGLTLTPLTDALRAELGADDGMTGLAVTDVDQTSEAFEKGLRMGDIITEAGQEKVTNITDLEARIEAAKDAGRKSLLLLVRRGGDPRFVALSLAE
- a CDS encoding homoserine dehydrogenase, whose amino-acid sequence is MSKPLRLGIAGLGTVGVGVLRILRQQAALLEARTGCAMTVSAVSARTRNKDRGLSLSSYDWEDDPVKLATRDDVDVFVELMGGADGPAKAATESALAAGKHVVTANKAMLAMHGQALAEQAEGAGVALRYEAAVAGGIPVIKTLMEGLAGNEITRIMGVMNGSCNYILTRMEDSGKTYQEIFAEADGLGYLEADPQLDVGGIDAAHKLAILSSIAFGTKIDFDGIQLEGIERVAIEDIRAAADMGYKIKLLGVTQKTGRGLEQRMMPCLVPQTSPLGQLDGGTNMVVIEGDAVGQIVLRGAGAGEGPTASAVMADVCDIARGLRGPVFGQPAETLEQTTPSSSQTPAPYYLRMALVDKPGALAKIATVLGEAGVSIYRMRQYEHSDTSAPVLIVTHKTSRNALVEALANMDKTGVLAGEPVALRIEEV
- a CDS encoding L-serine ammonia-lyase, coding for MFLSVFDMFKVGIGPSSSHTMGPMVAAGRFLDQMRASPFQFAGLRASLHGSLAFTGVGHATDRATILGLAGFTPEDYDAEAAEKVLEEIKQTKRISVDGLPELRFDPERDMIFDYDTKLAGHANGMMLMATDAQGDVALRETYYSIGGGFVMTEKELAAGKDTDEGAPVPFPFKSAAEMLEMSTKSGKTIAGMKRANEEARGGADNLRAGSKRLWQVMRDCIDRGLTADGILPGGLQVKRRAKGIHDALIAERGQNQSAPHTINDWMSVYAMAVNEENAAGGQVVTAPTNGAAGVMPATLRYYLDHVPGASEAHIEDFLLTAAAIGGLVKYNASISGAEAGCQAEVGSAAAMSAAGLCAVMGGTPQQIENAAEIALEHHLGMTCDPVKGLVQVPCIERNGLGAIKAVSAASLALRGDGTHLVPLDACIETMRQTGADMSEKYKETSLGGLAVNVPNC